The Glycine soja cultivar W05 unplaced genomic scaffold, ASM419377v2 tig00105553_1_pilon, whole genome shotgun sequence nucleotide sequence TTCTAAGTAGCAGTACTGGCATGAAATTTGCATAAATGAAATTTCTGGCCCCACCACGCTGAATAAGCTTCTGTCAACAAATCAAATGAAGGTGGGACTCATGTTATCTACAATCACTTGTTACGTTGATTCTTAAGAAAGTCCTCTAAGACAACACCCATATGCCATGTCTCTCATTTGGTCCCATGATCCTATCTGATGTCCCTGCATCACCAATAATTTAAGTGCCCAACTAATGGTTCCATGCATATCCTTATGTCTATATAAATATTCATGGCCGCAAGCATTGAGGACCAACACAAATCATTCACATCATAAagtgtttgaaattcaaaattctcAACACTTCTCTTCAACCATTCTCTCTCAGATCAATACAACAATGGGATTTCGTTTACCTGGCATCAGAAAGGCATCAAAAGCGGCGGACGCACCAAAGGCTATCTTTCAGTCTATGTCGGAGAGAAATTGAAGCGGTTTGTGATTCCCGTATCATACTTGAACCAACCTTCATTCCAGACTTGTTGAGTCAAGCTGAGGAAGAGTTTGGATATGATCATCCCATGGGTGGCCTCACAATTCCTTGCAGTGAAGATGTCTTCCAATGTATAACTTCTTGCTTGAATTGAGCAGAAATGTCACAGTATAGGAGACTGACTAGATTAGAGGAGACATTTTGTATAATAGGCGTGTTCTCTAAGTGTACAGATCCCCCTTTCTCAAGAGAGAGGAAATACAAACATAATATGTTATTCTATTGATTAATTGCAATGAATTGAGCAACTCAAGCAGCTTCGATCTCTATACTTTatgtttatttgtttcaatcTTCCCTTCTCTCTGTATGAGCCAGGTATCAATATTCTGTTAGAAGTTGATAAATTTCAAATCAGTAATGGTACAAAAATGATTTCCAGGAAGGGTATAGCAGAAGTATTTTCCCTCGGACCAAggatagttaaaataatttggcagaaaaagttaaaatgtattctaataataattatttttatcaaattaaaatttgagcTGCAAGGTCCGAAGCACACGAGGTACCTTCCCTGCCGAAGCAGGTGCAAAATACAATTGGACGTAACACCGAGGTTTATTTTCTTCCTTGAATAGACATGGCCGACTCTGGTGACAAAAACTTTCTCTTGTATGATATTCACGAACGGTATGGCCCATTTTCACTAACCCTATATAGGGAGAAGTGGAGGAACCAATGCTTTTTACATAACTTCGGTCTAccagataaaatgaaattatatatgacCATACCGTGCAAGAAGAATAGTTCGAAACTGTGTGGATCGGAGTTCTTACTTTATGTCCACCAAAAGTTGGCGATCTGTTCTGTTATTTCTGTGATATTTGGGGCAATACCATGGTACGTAGTAATAATTCCATGGCAATACCATAGTAGTAACAACTCCATGGCTGCTTGTTTAGGAAAATGAAAGAGTTGATGAACCTTTGGACAACGATAATGATTTTGCAGTGATGATAGAGTGGGAGGGAGTAATAATTCAACCGAAGATATATAATTACATTGTGGTGCTTAAAGAGGGAACTAAAAGAAGCACATGTTATAGAAGAATGTGGCAACAAGTGGCGAAAACTGTTTCAGGACAAAAAAGTGTTGTGCATTTCTTGTTCAGGTCATGGACAAATATTGAAATACAATAGGTCAGTTTAGTAATTAACAACCTTATCAAGGTTGCCCTGTATCTCCAACAGAATTACGGCAATTAATGCCTAATATTTATAAGCCGATAGTCTGATCATGCTGATACATATCAATAACTTAAATTTGACAATGATACTGTGTGTTATCTGTTAAACCATATCAAGATTTGGCAAAGGCAAAAAGTGATTAAACAATACGTGTCCTGTGCTGCATTAATTCTCATTAAGGAAACAGGTTTCAACTTCAGTAGAAAATAGAAATCCctaacaataaaagaaaatgcctCTTCTGTACAAATTTGCCTCATCTAATCTATCCGTGTATCCATTAGCATGATTTACAGGTCATTCAAGTGAGAGGTGACGGTTAGGAACTCATCCTCCTTGCATGGTATTGTGAGACCGCCCATTGGATGGTCATACCCGAATTCTTCCTCAGCTTGATTCAACAAATCTTGAAAGGATGGTTGGTTCAAGTATGATACGGGGATAAGAAACCGCCTCATTTTGTCTCCAACATAGACTACAAGGTAGCCCTTTGGCACCTCCACAGATTTGGAAGATGCTTGGTTTGCAGCAATTGATGTCTTCCTGATGCCAGGTAAGCGAAAACCCATTGTTGTTGTATGAGTTGAGACTTGGGAAGAGAATATTGTGAATAAGATGCAAGTTTTTGAACTTCAAATGCTTTAGGATGTGAATCACTTCTGTTGTCCTAAATGCTTGCATCCATGAACATATATAGAAGAAATAATTGGAGAGGAATCATTGGCTGCATGAATCACTGAGGTGGGAGGACTATAAGACAAGACTGATTGGATGGGACAGACAGGGAGACAAGGGCATATGGACTGCCTTGGAGGACTTTCTCGCGTGAAATAAAATAGATGTCAGGCAtcagaaataattaaaatgatatatgaCCTCTCGCTATCCGCTGCCTTATAATTCATCAGCCAGAAATTACCTTCCAGAACATGCCCAGAGCATGTTTACAAAAATATGGAATACCAAATAATGCTTGAATAGACGTTACGTTTCACTGAGGCACGTCTCATTTGGTTACATGTGGAGGCTTTATGCTGGCCAATTAATGTATGATAAGGTGGGGTTACGCAAGTCTTCACAACTTATCCTTCATAGTTGGACCGAAGACAACAC carries:
- the LOC114404665 gene encoding auxin-induced protein X10A; amino-acid sequence: MGFRLPGIRKTSIAANQASSKSVEVPKGYLVVYVGDKMRRFLIPVSYLNQPSFQDLLNQAEEEFGYDHPMGGLTIPCKEDEFLTVTSHLNDL